In Vigna angularis cultivar LongXiaoDou No.4 chromosome 8, ASM1680809v1, whole genome shotgun sequence, one DNA window encodes the following:
- the LOC128193481 gene encoding protein Iojap-related, mitochondrial-like: MWGLLRTRTCLRYSEALLLHQPWKKKVGFYSLSAVDGRNCLLDLPEIEKVLMDIKADDVKVIPVPKHCDWADFMVLATGRSTWHVKNIAQALIYKAKQKQRGAERMMLSSVEGEEGGKWIIIDSGKVIVHALDEKARAYYNLEGLWTRGTIQNEPDGDLQKALVKVRRKNNSKKPAQKNA; encoded by the exons ATGTGGGGGCTTCTTCGAACTAGAACGTGTTTGCGATATTCAGAGgcccttcttcttcatcaaccatggaagaagaaggtagGGTTCTATTCTTTGTCCGCCGTTGACGGCCGTAATTGCCTTCTGGATCTGCCGGAGATCGAGAAGGTTCTGATGGATATCAAAGCTGACGACGTTAAGGTGATACCGGTTCCCAAGCACTGCGATTGGGCCGATTTCATGGTTCTCGCCACTGGCAGGTCCACCTGGCACGTCAAGAACATAGCCCAAGCCCTAATTTACAAG GCCAAACAGAAACAGAGAGGAGCTGAACGAATGATGCTATCGAGTGTAGAAGGGGAAGAGGGAGGAAAGTGGATAATCATTGACTCTG gtAAAGTGATAGTTCATGCACTTGATGAAAAGGCCAGAGCTTACTACAATTTGGAGGGTCTTTGGACCCGAGGGACAATTCAAAATGAACCTGATGGG GATTTACAAAAAGCTTTGGTGAAGGTTCGTCGAAAAAACAATTCGAAGAAACCTGCACAAAAGAATGCTTAA